In a genomic window of Enterobacter asburiae:
- a CDS encoding YbaK/prolyl-tRNA synthetase associated domain-containing protein, protein MTDDAIGAGTHQKLITLLTEQGARFRVMEHEAVGKCEAVSEIRGTDLRQGAKALVCKVKGNGVKKHVLAILAADLQADLSQLASHFGGLKASLASPAEVDTLTACVFGAIPPFSFHPDLALVADPLLFERFDEIAFNAGLLEKSVIMDTQDYLRIARPELVNFHKASS, encoded by the coding sequence ATGACTGACGACGCTATTGGGGCAGGAACCCACCAGAAGCTGATTACCTTACTCACCGAGCAGGGCGCGCGTTTTCGCGTCATGGAGCATGAGGCGGTCGGGAAATGTGAAGCGGTGAGTGAAATTCGCGGGACCGATCTGCGCCAGGGTGCAAAAGCCCTGGTCTGCAAAGTGAAGGGCAACGGCGTTAAAAAACACGTACTGGCGATTCTGGCCGCAGACCTGCAGGCCGATCTGAGCCAGCTTGCCAGCCATTTTGGCGGGCTTAAGGCTTCCCTCGCCAGCCCGGCCGAAGTTGATACCCTTACCGCCTGCGTTTTTGGCGCTATCCCGCCCTTTAGCTTTCATCCTGATTTAGCGCTGGTTGCAGACCCGCTGCTGTTTGAGCGTTTCGACGAAATCGCCTTTAACGCCGGCTTACTGGAGAAATCCGTGATTATGGATACCCAGGATTACCTGCGCATTGCCCGTCCTGAGCTTGTCAACTTCCATAAAGCGTCGTCGTGA
- a CDS encoding YeaH/YhbH family protein, which translates to MTWFIDRRLNGKNKSTVNRQRFLRRYKAQIKQSISEAINKRSVTDVDSGESVSIPTDDISEPMFHQGRGGLRHRVHPGNDHFVQNDRIERPQGGGGGSGSGQGQASQDGEGQDEFVFQISKDEYLDLLFEDLALPNLKKNQHRQLNEYKTHRAGYTANGVPANISVVRSLQNSLARRTAMTAGKRRELRELESSLKVVENTEPAQLLEEERLRKEIAELRAKIDRVPFIDTFDLRYKNYEKRPEPSSQAVMFCLMDVSGSMDQATKDMAKRFYILLYLFLSRTYKNVEVVYIRHHTQAKEVDEHEFFYSQETGGTIVSSALKLMDEVVKERYDPAQWNIYAAQASDGDNWADDSPLCHEILAKKILPVVRYYSYIEITRRAHQTLWREYEHLQSMFDNFAMQHIRDQDDIYPVFRELFHKQSATSNV; encoded by the coding sequence ATGACCTGGTTTATTGACCGGCGTCTTAACGGCAAAAACAAGAGCACGGTGAACCGCCAGCGCTTCTTGCGCCGTTATAAAGCGCAAATTAAACAGTCGATCTCCGAGGCCATCAACAAACGCTCGGTGACCGACGTCGACAGCGGCGAGTCTGTCTCCATCCCTACCGATGACATCAGCGAACCGATGTTTCATCAGGGGCGCGGGGGCCTGCGCCATCGCGTACACCCAGGTAATGACCACTTTGTTCAGAACGACAGAATTGAGCGCCCTCAGGGCGGCGGTGGTGGTTCAGGAAGCGGTCAGGGACAGGCCAGCCAGGACGGTGAAGGTCAGGATGAGTTCGTTTTCCAGATTTCGAAAGATGAATATCTCGACCTGCTGTTCGAGGACCTTGCGCTGCCGAACCTGAAAAAAAATCAGCACCGTCAGCTTAACGAGTACAAAACCCATCGCGCGGGCTATACCGCCAACGGCGTGCCCGCCAATATCAGCGTTGTTCGTTCGTTGCAGAATTCGCTGGCGCGACGCACGGCCATGACGGCAGGCAAACGTCGTGAGCTGCGCGAGCTGGAAAGCAGCCTGAAGGTCGTGGAAAACACGGAGCCGGCGCAGCTGCTGGAAGAGGAGCGCCTGCGTAAAGAGATTGCCGAGTTAAGAGCAAAGATCGACCGCGTGCCGTTTATCGACACTTTCGACCTGCGCTATAAGAACTACGAAAAACGCCCTGAACCCTCCAGCCAGGCGGTCATGTTCTGTCTGATGGACGTCTCCGGCTCAATGGACCAGGCCACCAAGGATATGGCGAAGCGTTTTTATATTCTGCTCTATCTGTTCCTGAGCAGAACCTATAAGAACGTGGAAGTGGTGTATATCCGCCATCACACCCAGGCGAAAGAGGTGGATGAACATGAGTTCTTCTACTCTCAGGAGACCGGGGGGACCATCGTATCAAGCGCGTTGAAACTGATGGACGAAGTGGTGAAAGAGCGTTATGACCCGGCTCAGTGGAACATTTATGCCGCGCAGGCGTCGGATGGCGACAACTGGGCCGACGACTCACCGTTGTGTCACGAGATCCTGGCGAAGAAAATTCTGCCGGTGGTGCGTTACTACAGCTATATCGAAATCACCCGTCGTGCTCACCAGACCCTGTGGCGGGAGTATGAACATCTGCAGTCCATGTTCGATAACTTCGCCATGCAGCATATCCGCGATCAGGATGATATTTATCCGGTATTCAGAGAGCTCTTCCACAAGCAATCTGCCACCAGCAACGTATAA
- a CDS encoding CynX/NimT family MFS transporter — protein sequence MTTALRTSGKHGALLIAGILMIATTLRVTFTGAAPLLDTIRLDYGLSTAQTGLLTTLPLLAFALVSPLAAGVARRIGMERSLFVALLLICAGIAVRSLPSATLLFIGTAVIGCGIALGNVLLPGLIKRDFPGQVARLTGAYSLTMGVSAAFGSAMIVPLAQGSAGWHGALLMLMAFPLVALLLWLPQWRQKHVATVTGAGALHNRAIWRSALAWQVTLFLGINSLIYYVIIGWLPAILLSQGYSEAQAGSVHGLLQLATAVPGLAVPLILHRLKDQRTIAGAVALLCAVSAAGLWFMPDMAVMWTLVFGFGTGATMILGLTFIGLRASSAHQAAALSGMAQSIGYLLAACGPPLMGKIHDSTGDWRIPLLACALAAVVMAICGVLAGRDREITPR from the coding sequence ATGACTACTGCTCTTCGCACCTCAGGAAAACACGGCGCGCTGTTGATTGCAGGCATCCTGATGATTGCCACCACGCTTCGCGTCACCTTTACCGGAGCAGCCCCGCTGCTCGATACTATTCGCCTCGATTATGGCTTAAGCACGGCGCAAACCGGTCTGCTGACCACCCTGCCCCTGCTGGCTTTCGCCCTTGTCTCGCCGCTCGCGGCAGGCGTTGCCCGGCGTATCGGCATGGAGCGCAGCCTGTTTGTCGCCTTGCTGCTGATTTGCGCCGGAATTGCGGTTCGCTCCCTGCCTTCCGCCACCCTGCTTTTCATCGGAACGGCGGTAATTGGCTGCGGGATCGCGCTCGGGAATGTGCTGCTGCCCGGCTTAATCAAACGTGATTTCCCGGGCCAAGTTGCCCGACTCACGGGCGCCTATTCCCTGACAATGGGCGTCTCGGCGGCGTTTGGCTCAGCGATGATTGTTCCCCTGGCGCAGGGTAGCGCGGGCTGGCATGGCGCGCTGCTGATGCTGATGGCGTTTCCGCTGGTCGCGCTGCTGCTCTGGCTGCCCCAGTGGCGTCAGAAACACGTTGCGACGGTAACAGGCGCCGGCGCGCTGCATAATCGCGCCATCTGGCGCTCGGCCCTCGCCTGGCAGGTGACGCTCTTTCTGGGGATTAACTCGCTGATTTACTACGTCATCATCGGCTGGCTGCCGGCGATATTGCTCAGCCAAGGCTACAGCGAAGCGCAGGCCGGCTCGGTGCACGGGCTGTTGCAGCTGGCCACGGCCGTGCCTGGGCTTGCCGTGCCGCTGATCCTCCACCGTCTGAAAGATCAGCGAACCATTGCAGGCGCAGTGGCGCTGCTGTGCGCGGTAAGCGCGGCGGGGCTATGGTTTATGCCTGACATGGCGGTGATGTGGACGCTGGTGTTCGGCTTTGGTACCGGGGCAACGATGATCCTCGGCCTGACGTTTATCGGGCTGCGCGCCAGCTCCGCGCACCAGGCCGCGGCGCTGTCAGGTATGGCGCAGTCGATTGGCTATCTGCTCGCCGCCTGCGGTCCGCCGCTGATGGGTAAAATTCACGATTCGACTGGAGACTGGCGCATCCCGCTTCTCGCCTGCGCGCTGGCCGCTGTCGTCATGGCCATCTGCGGCGTACTTGCCGGGCGCGACCGCGAAATCACGCCTCGTTAA
- a CDS encoding MipA/OmpV family protein gives MTKLKLLALGILAATAVSTAQAESQWTVGAGVGVINSPYKQYDRDVYPVPVITYEGDNFWFRGLGGGYYLWNDTADKLSIMAYYDPTHFKPGDSDSHALRQLDKRKSSMMAGLSYVHNTQYGFLRTALAGDTLDNSNGFIWDLAWLYRYTNGGLTLTPGIGVQYNSENYNDYYYGVSKNESRRSGLKSYSADDGWNPYLELTASYNFLGDWNVYGTGRYERLSDEVKDSPMVDKSWAGIFSVGVTYKF, from the coding sequence GTGACCAAACTCAAACTTCTGGCATTGGGCATCCTTGCCGCGACCGCAGTTAGCACCGCTCAGGCGGAAAGTCAGTGGACGGTGGGCGCGGGCGTTGGCGTCATTAACAGCCCATACAAACAGTATGACCGCGATGTTTATCCTGTTCCCGTTATCACCTATGAAGGCGATAATTTCTGGTTCCGTGGTCTCGGCGGCGGCTACTATCTCTGGAACGATACGGCCGACAAACTATCTATCATGGCCTACTACGATCCAACGCACTTCAAGCCGGGAGACAGCGACAGCCATGCGCTTCGCCAGCTCGACAAGCGCAAAAGCTCTATGATGGCCGGGCTTTCGTACGTGCATAACACCCAGTATGGCTTCCTGCGTACGGCCCTGGCGGGTGATACGCTGGATAACAGCAACGGGTTTATCTGGGATCTGGCCTGGCTGTACCGCTATACCAACGGTGGGCTCACCCTGACGCCGGGTATCGGGGTGCAGTACAACAGTGAAAACTACAACGACTACTACTACGGCGTCTCTAAAAACGAGTCCCGCCGCAGTGGGCTGAAAAGCTACAGCGCTGATGACGGCTGGAATCCTTACCTGGAGCTGACCGCGAGCTATAACTTCCTTGGCGACTGGAACGTCTACGGCACCGGTCGTTACGAGCGTCTGAGCGACGAAGTGAAGGATAGCCCGATGGTCGATAAGTCCTGGGCTGGCATCTTCTCTGTGGGGGTGACCTACAAGTTCTGA
- the yeaG gene encoding protein kinase YeaG, whose protein sequence is MNIFDHYRQRYEAAKDEEFTLQEFLTICRQDRSAYANAAERLLMAIGEPNMVDTALEPRLSRLFSNRVVARYPAFEEFYGMEDAIEQIVSYLKHAAQGLEEKKQILYLLGPVGGGKSSLAERLKSLMQRVPIYVLSANGERSPVNDHPLCLFNPQEDAQILDKEFGIPRRYLGTIMSPWAAKRLHEFGGDITKFRVVKVWPSILEQIAIAKTEPGDENNQDISALVGKVDIRKLENYAQNDPDAYGYSGALCRANQGIMEFVEMFKAPIKVLHPLLTATQEGNYNGTEGISALPFNGIILAHSNESEWVTFRNNKNNEAFLDRVYIVKVPYCLRISEEIKIYEKLLNHSELVHAPCAPGTLETLSRFSILSRLKEPENSSIYSKMRVYDGESLKDTDPKAKSYQEYRDYAGVDEGMNGLSTRFAFKILSRVFNFDHAEVAANPVHLFYVLEQQIEREQFPQEQAERYLEFLKGYLIPKYAEFIGKEIQTAYLESYSEYGQNIFDRYVTYADFWIQDQEYRDPDTGQLFDRESLNAELEKIEKPAGISNPKDFRNEIVNFVLRARAHNNGRNPNWTSYEKLRTVIEKKMFSNTEELLPVISFNTKTSTDEQKKHDDFVDRMMEKGYTRKQVRLLCEWYLRVRKSS, encoded by the coding sequence ATGAATATATTCGATCACTATCGCCAGCGCTATGAAGCTGCCAAGGACGAAGAGTTCACACTGCAGGAGTTTCTTACCATTTGTCGGCAAGATCGCAGTGCCTATGCCAATGCGGCAGAACGGCTATTGATGGCTATCGGTGAGCCAAACATGGTTGATACTGCCCTGGAGCCACGGCTTTCCCGTCTGTTTTCGAATCGGGTGGTCGCCCGATATCCGGCGTTCGAAGAGTTCTATGGTATGGAAGATGCCATTGAACAGATTGTCTCCTATCTGAAGCATGCCGCCCAGGGTCTGGAAGAGAAGAAACAGATCCTTTATTTACTCGGCCCCGTCGGCGGCGGTAAATCCTCGCTGGCTGAACGCCTGAAGTCGCTGATGCAGCGCGTACCGATTTATGTGCTGAGCGCCAACGGCGAACGCAGCCCGGTTAACGACCATCCGCTGTGCCTGTTTAATCCGCAGGAAGATGCGCAAATTCTGGATAAAGAGTTTGGCATCCCGCGCCGCTACCTCGGTACCATCATGTCGCCGTGGGCGGCAAAACGCCTCCACGAGTTTGGCGGCGATATCACTAAGTTCCGAGTGGTGAAAGTATGGCCATCCATACTGGAGCAGATCGCTATCGCCAAAACGGAACCGGGTGATGAGAACAACCAGGATATCTCGGCGCTGGTGGGCAAAGTCGATATCCGTAAGCTGGAAAACTACGCACAAAACGACCCGGATGCCTATGGCTATTCCGGTGCGCTGTGCCGCGCCAACCAGGGGATTATGGAATTCGTTGAGATGTTCAAAGCACCGATTAAAGTGCTGCATCCTCTGCTGACAGCGACCCAGGAAGGGAACTACAACGGGACGGAAGGTATTTCCGCCCTGCCGTTTAACGGCATCATTCTCGCCCACTCTAACGAATCAGAATGGGTGACCTTCCGTAATAATAAAAACAATGAGGCCTTCCTTGACCGCGTTTACATCGTCAAGGTGCCTTATTGCCTGCGGATCTCCGAAGAGATCAAAATTTACGAGAAACTGCTTAACCACAGCGAGCTGGTACACGCGCCATGCGCCCCGGGTACGCTGGAAACGCTCTCGCGCTTCTCCATCCTGTCGCGCCTGAAAGAGCCGGAAAACTCCAGCATCTATTCGAAAATGCGCGTCTATGATGGTGAAAGTCTGAAAGATACCGATCCGAAAGCGAAGTCCTATCAGGAATACCGTGACTACGCCGGGGTCGATGAGGGGATGAACGGTCTGTCCACGCGTTTCGCGTTTAAGATCCTCTCCCGCGTCTTTAACTTCGACCATGCGGAAGTGGCGGCCAACCCGGTTCACCTGTTCTACGTGCTGGAGCAGCAAATTGAGCGCGAGCAGTTCCCGCAGGAGCAGGCTGAACGCTACCTTGAGTTCCTGAAAGGCTACCTGATTCCGAAATACGCTGAGTTCATCGGCAAAGAGATCCAGACGGCCTATCTGGAATCCTATTCAGAATACGGGCAGAACATTTTCGACCGCTATGTCACCTACGCTGACTTCTGGATTCAGGATCAGGAGTACCGCGACCCGGATACCGGCCAGCTGTTTGACCGTGAATCCCTGAACGCGGAGCTGGAAAAAATTGAGAAGCCTGCCGGGATCAGCAACCCGAAAGACTTCCGTAACGAGATTGTAAACTTCGTCCTGCGCGCCAGAGCGCATAACAACGGTCGCAATCCGAACTGGACCAGCTACGAGAAGCTGCGCACGGTCATTGAGAAGAAAATGTTCTCCAATACCGAAGAGCTGCTGCCGGTGATCTCGTTTAACACCAAAACCTCAACCGACGAGCAGAAGAAACACGACGATTTTGTCGACCGTATGATGGAAAAAGGCTACACCCGCAAGCAGGTTCGCCTGCTCTGCGAATGGTATCTGCGCGTGCGTAAATCGTCCTAA
- a CDS encoding helix-turn-helix transcriptional regulator: MIGLGLDGYDPDSQHDAAVAFRIRVVAEEQYIPRHQHRKGQLILALGGAITCEVENAMLMVPPQYAVWIPGQMQHSNRATPGAQLCFLFIEPGAASLPDRCCTLKISPLVRELILSLAEKSREQLQLAATSRLVDVLFDELPLQRQEHLQLPVSPHPKIRLMSEKMAEEPATWQTLAQWASHFAMSERNLARLVVKETGLSFRRWRHQLQLILALQHLISGKSVQQAAQSLGYDSTTAFITMFRKGLGQTPARYMASLTMTSR; encoded by the coding sequence ATGATTGGTCTGGGACTGGACGGCTACGATCCTGATAGCCAGCACGATGCGGCCGTCGCGTTTCGCATCCGCGTGGTGGCGGAGGAACAATATATTCCCCGGCATCAACACCGTAAGGGGCAGCTGATTCTGGCCCTCGGCGGCGCGATCACCTGCGAAGTGGAAAATGCCATGCTGATGGTACCGCCTCAGTATGCCGTCTGGATCCCTGGCCAAATGCAGCACAGCAACAGGGCCACGCCGGGGGCGCAGCTCTGCTTTTTGTTCATTGAGCCAGGTGCCGCCAGCCTGCCCGACCGCTGCTGCACTCTGAAAATTTCCCCCCTCGTGCGGGAGCTGATTTTATCGTTGGCTGAGAAATCACGTGAACAGCTTCAGCTTGCGGCCACATCGCGTCTGGTGGACGTCCTTTTTGACGAGCTGCCGCTCCAGCGGCAGGAGCATCTGCAGCTGCCCGTCTCACCCCATCCTAAAATCCGGCTGATGAGCGAGAAGATGGCGGAAGAGCCCGCCACCTGGCAGACGCTGGCACAGTGGGCGAGCCACTTTGCGATGAGCGAACGTAATCTGGCGCGGCTGGTGGTGAAAGAGACCGGCTTAAGCTTTCGACGCTGGCGTCACCAGCTGCAGCTGATTTTGGCGTTACAGCATCTGATAAGCGGGAAATCGGTTCAGCAGGCGGCACAGTCGCTGGGCTACGACTCTACCACCGCGTTTATCACCATGTTCAGGAAGGGGCTGGGCCAGACGCCGGCACGTTATATGGCCAGCCTGACTATGACTTCCCGATAA
- a CDS encoding DUF441 domain-containing protein, translating into MFDPTLLILLALAALGFISHNTTVAISILVLIIVRVTPLNTFFPWIEKQGLTIGIIILTIGVMAPIASGTLPASTLLHSFVNWKSLVAIAVGIFVSWLGGRGVTLMSSQPSLVAGLLVGTVLGVALFRGVPVGPLIAAGLVSLFIGKS; encoded by the coding sequence ATGTTTGACCCTACTCTGCTCATTCTTCTGGCTCTCGCCGCGCTCGGGTTTATCAGCCATAACACCACAGTCGCCATCTCGATTCTGGTGCTGATTATTGTGCGCGTGACCCCGTTAAACACATTTTTCCCGTGGATAGAAAAACAAGGCCTCACCATCGGGATCATCATTTTAACCATCGGGGTGATGGCGCCCATTGCCAGCGGAACGCTTCCCGCCTCGACGCTACTGCACTCGTTTGTGAACTGGAAATCGCTGGTGGCGATCGCGGTAGGCATTTTTGTCTCGTGGCTGGGCGGGCGCGGCGTTACGCTGATGAGCAGCCAGCCTTCACTGGTTGCCGGCCTGCTGGTGGGTACCGTGTTGGGCGTGGCGCTCTTTCGCGGCGTGCCGGTGGGCCCGCTTATTGCGGCAGGGCTGGTTTCCCTGTTTATCGGGAAGTCATAG